The Microbacterium paraoxydans genome includes a window with the following:
- the poxB gene encoding ubiquinone-dependent pyruvate dehydrogenase, protein MANVAENIVKTLNANGVDRVYGIPGDSLNGLTDALRKDGRIRWVHVRHEESAAFAAAADAGTTGDLAVVAGSCGPGNLHLINGLYDAQRSRVPVLAIAAHIPTVEIGTGYFQETHPQELFRECSVYVEYVADPSQMPRLMEIAMRAAIEQRGVAVLVIPGDVALSEIADDRAVVIERTRPLIQPSGPELEKAATMLNAAKKVTILAGAGVEGAHDEVIALADALGAPIVHALRGKEFIEYDNPFDVGMTGLLGFASGYRAMEAADTLLVLGSDFPYEQFYPDHATTIQVDIRGSQLGKRHPLDLGLVGDVKATAEALLPRLARKDDRGHLDDAVAHYRKTRKKLDELAVPAKGTRPIHPQYLARLLDEYAADDAIFTADVGSPTVWAARYLSMTEGRRLIGSFTHGSMANALMHGIGAQVAHPDRQVVALAGDGGLAMMLGELLTLTQNGLPVKTIVVNNSSLNFVELEMKAAGFVTYGTGLDNPSFAAIAEAMGIFARRVERSEDLPEAVREVLAHDGPALLDVVTERQELSMPPAIEAAQVKGFALYAIRTVMSGRGDELLDLARANWRQLF, encoded by the coding sequence ATGGCCAACGTCGCTGAGAACATCGTCAAGACTCTGAACGCCAACGGAGTCGACCGGGTCTACGGCATCCCGGGCGACTCCCTGAACGGTCTCACGGACGCCCTCCGCAAGGACGGCCGGATCCGCTGGGTGCACGTGCGCCACGAGGAGTCCGCCGCCTTCGCCGCCGCGGCCGACGCCGGCACCACCGGAGACCTCGCCGTCGTGGCGGGCTCGTGCGGCCCCGGCAACCTGCACCTCATCAACGGCCTGTACGACGCGCAGCGCTCTCGCGTGCCGGTGCTCGCCATCGCCGCGCACATCCCGACCGTCGAGATCGGTACCGGGTACTTCCAGGAGACGCACCCGCAGGAGCTGTTCCGCGAGTGCAGCGTGTACGTCGAATACGTCGCTGACCCGTCGCAGATGCCGCGGCTGATGGAGATCGCGATGCGCGCGGCCATCGAGCAGCGCGGCGTCGCCGTCCTCGTGATCCCCGGCGACGTGGCGCTGTCCGAGATCGCGGACGACCGCGCCGTGGTGATCGAGCGCACCCGCCCGCTGATCCAGCCCAGCGGCCCGGAGCTGGAGAAGGCAGCGACCATGCTGAACGCGGCCAAGAAGGTCACCATCCTCGCCGGGGCCGGCGTCGAGGGGGCGCACGACGAGGTGATCGCGCTCGCCGACGCGCTCGGTGCCCCCATCGTCCACGCGCTGCGCGGCAAGGAGTTCATCGAGTACGACAACCCCTTCGACGTCGGCATGACGGGACTGCTCGGCTTCGCGTCCGGCTACCGCGCCATGGAGGCGGCCGACACGCTCCTCGTCCTCGGCAGCGACTTCCCGTACGAGCAGTTCTACCCGGATCACGCGACCACCATCCAGGTCGACATCCGCGGGTCCCAGCTCGGCAAGCGCCACCCGCTCGACCTCGGTCTCGTCGGTGACGTGAAGGCCACCGCCGAAGCGCTGCTGCCTCGCCTCGCGCGGAAGGACGACCGCGGCCACCTCGACGACGCCGTCGCCCACTACCGGAAGACGCGGAAGAAGCTCGACGAGCTCGCGGTGCCGGCCAAGGGCACGCGCCCCATCCACCCGCAGTACCTCGCCCGACTGCTCGACGAGTACGCCGCCGACGATGCGATCTTCACCGCCGACGTGGGGTCGCCGACCGTCTGGGCCGCGCGCTACCTGTCCATGACCGAGGGGCGCCGGCTGATCGGATCGTTCACGCACGGCTCGATGGCGAACGCCCTGATGCACGGGATCGGCGCGCAGGTCGCGCATCCGGACCGTCAGGTCGTGGCGCTCGCCGGCGACGGCGGTCTCGCGATGATGCTCGGCGAGCTGCTCACGCTCACCCAGAATGGGCTCCCGGTCAAGACGATCGTGGTGAACAACTCGTCGCTGAACTTCGTGGAGCTGGAGATGAAGGCCGCCGGCTTCGTCACCTACGGCACCGGGCTGGACAACCCCAGCTTCGCCGCGATCGCCGAGGCCATGGGGATCTTCGCCCGTCGTGTGGAGCGCAGCGAAGATCTGCCGGAGGCGGTCCGCGAGGTCCTCGCGCACGACGGTCCCGCGCTGCTCGACGTCGTGACCGAGCGGCAGGAGCTGTCCATGCCGCCCGCGATCGAGGCCGCGCAGGTCAAGGGCTTCGCGCTCTACGCGATCCGCACGGTCATGTCGGGTCGCGGAGACGAACTGCTCGACCTCGCGCGGGCGAACTGGCGTCAGCTCTTCTAA
- a CDS encoding HSP90 family protein, whose translation MSGDVQQFQVDLRGVVDLLSRHIYSSPRVYLRELLQNARDAIAARREVDGGGSRIRITPLTAQSGELVLRDDGVGLTAAEVADLLATVGRSSKRDIFDLPRSDFLGQFGIGLLSCFMVADTIVIRSRSARGGSAVEWTGSADGTFRVTEIDDDLPIGTSVHLVPRFDADELLRPAAVHDLATTFGEFLPVRVTIDAPGGDIDVTREPPFLDPAADVEAAVQYGRDLLGAAPLDVIPLSEPATGTQGLAYVLPFAPPPGARQATRMYLGRMLLSERVDDVLPDWAFFVRAVVDSTGLAPTASRESLVEDTALEHVREQLGAGIRRWVLELGLREPHRLAQFVAVHEVGLKSLVRHDEELARFITRWLTVETTHGTLRIGELVERYPHVRYAQTVDEFRQVAGISPSDEVLVNGGYLYDADLIRLLPDLYPHVTVEKVDVTGELDRLDPPPLDDRDIAMALESRAGAVLAASDCAVVVRAIDRPELTGLYVADPEVLRTIDRGRTKGIASTLWGGVLDRIDQTLSSARDDDLTARLCLNWSNRVVRALVRVDDDAVFARTVQLLYIQALLAGHHPLSDADRALMTSALSDLVSLSAGIEGDTLPFDAR comes from the coding sequence GTGAGTGGGGATGTGCAGCAGTTCCAGGTGGACCTGCGCGGAGTCGTCGATCTGCTCAGCCGGCACATCTACTCCAGTCCCCGGGTCTATCTGCGGGAACTGCTCCAGAACGCGAGGGACGCGATCGCCGCGCGCCGTGAGGTCGACGGCGGCGGCAGCCGCATCCGGATCACGCCGCTGACCGCGCAGTCGGGCGAGCTCGTGCTCCGCGACGACGGCGTGGGATTGACCGCCGCCGAGGTCGCCGATCTGCTCGCGACCGTCGGGCGCAGCTCCAAGCGGGACATCTTCGACCTCCCCCGGAGCGACTTCCTCGGCCAGTTCGGCATCGGGCTGCTGAGCTGCTTCATGGTCGCCGACACCATCGTCATCCGCTCCCGCAGCGCCAGAGGCGGCTCCGCGGTGGAGTGGACGGGCAGCGCGGACGGCACCTTCCGCGTCACGGAGATCGATGACGACCTCCCGATCGGCACCAGCGTGCACCTCGTGCCGCGCTTCGACGCCGACGAGCTGCTGCGGCCGGCGGCCGTGCACGACCTCGCGACCACCTTCGGGGAGTTCCTGCCGGTGCGGGTGACCATCGACGCGCCCGGCGGGGACATCGATGTGACGCGCGAGCCTCCCTTCCTCGACCCCGCCGCCGATGTCGAGGCGGCCGTGCAGTACGGTCGTGACCTGCTCGGGGCCGCCCCGCTGGACGTGATCCCGCTGAGCGAGCCGGCGACCGGGACGCAGGGCCTGGCGTACGTCCTGCCCTTCGCTCCTCCGCCCGGCGCCCGGCAGGCGACCCGCATGTACCTGGGGCGTATGCTGCTGTCTGAGCGCGTCGACGACGTGCTGCCCGACTGGGCCTTCTTCGTGCGCGCCGTCGTCGACTCCACCGGCCTCGCGCCGACCGCGAGCCGCGAGTCCCTCGTCGAGGACACGGCCCTGGAGCACGTCCGGGAGCAGCTCGGCGCCGGGATCCGCCGCTGGGTGCTCGAGCTCGGGCTGCGCGAACCGCATCGCCTCGCCCAGTTCGTCGCCGTGCACGAGGTCGGACTCAAGTCGCTGGTGCGTCATGACGAGGAGCTCGCGCGCTTCATCACGCGCTGGCTCACCGTGGAGACCACGCATGGCACGCTGCGGATCGGCGAGCTCGTGGAACGGTACCCGCACGTGCGCTACGCCCAGACGGTCGACGAGTTCCGCCAGGTGGCGGGCATCTCGCCCTCGGACGAGGTGCTCGTCAACGGCGGCTACCTCTACGACGCGGACCTGATCCGCCTGCTCCCCGACCTCTACCCGCACGTCACGGTGGAGAAGGTCGACGTGACCGGGGAGCTCGATCGCCTCGACCCGCCGCCGCTCGACGACCGGGACATCGCGATGGCGCTGGAGTCCCGCGCCGGCGCCGTGCTCGCCGCCTCCGACTGCGCCGTCGTCGTCAGGGCGATCGATCGCCCCGAGCTGACCGGACTCTACGTCGCGGATCCCGAGGTCCTGCGCACGATCGACCGCGGGCGCACCAAGGGCATCGCGAGCACGCTCTGGGGCGGGGTGCTCGACCGGATCGATCAGACGCTCTCCTCCGCACGGGACGACGACCTCACGGCGCGACTGTGCCTGAACTGGTCGAACCGCGTCGTCCGCGCCCTCGTCCGCGTCGACGACGACGCCGTGTTCGCGCGCACGGTCCAGCTGCTCTACATCCAGGCGCTCCTCGCGGGACACCACCCGCTCTCGGACGCCGACCGGGCCCTCATGACCAGCGCCCTGTCCGACCTCGTCTCGCTCTCCGCCGGCATCGAGGGGGACACGCTCCCCTTCGACGCGCGCTGA
- a CDS encoding APC family permease has protein sequence MSSTNRATEPASGVTTGISTKGLSAGTVGLIGAVVIGISCIAPAYTFTAAVGPTASEVGAQIPAIILVGFIPMLLVAFGYRELNNRMPDSGTSFTWAARAFGPWVGWMAGWGLVVATILVLSNLAGVAVDFLFLLLSQITGNPEIADLAGVTWINIGVCLLFMLGATWVSYRDMQTTQKLQYWLVGFQILVLVFFAVAAIVQAVGGNGFDYQPFDLNWFNPFAISSFSAVAAGLSLSIFIFWGWDVTLTMNEETKDPEKTPGRAATVTVLTIVSLYLLLAVAMIMFAGVGTGELGLGNGDIQENVFFHLSGPILGPLAFLVSLAVLTSSASSLQSTFVGPARTLLAMGHYGALPKSFAKVSPRFFTPGYATIVSAIVASAFYAVMRVVSEDTLWDTILTLGMMICFYYGITAFACVWYFRKQWFDSARNVFFTFLFPLVGGIILAILFFTTLIDSMDPAYGSGSEIGGIGIVFILGILIIVVGIAVMIWNAIRRPAFFRGETLGMDAPPSRRRRPTSV, from the coding sequence ATGAGCAGCACCAACCGGGCGACGGAGCCCGCATCCGGCGTCACGACCGGAATCTCGACGAAGGGCCTGAGCGCCGGCACCGTCGGCCTGATCGGCGCCGTCGTGATCGGCATCTCGTGCATCGCCCCCGCCTACACCTTCACGGCCGCCGTCGGCCCCACCGCATCCGAGGTCGGCGCGCAGATCCCGGCAATCATCCTCGTCGGCTTCATCCCGATGCTCCTCGTGGCCTTCGGCTACCGCGAGCTCAACAACCGCATGCCCGACTCCGGTACGTCCTTCACCTGGGCCGCCAGGGCGTTCGGACCGTGGGTGGGCTGGATGGCCGGCTGGGGCCTCGTGGTCGCCACGATCCTCGTGCTCTCCAACCTCGCCGGCGTCGCGGTCGACTTCTTGTTCCTGCTGCTGTCGCAGATCACGGGCAATCCGGAGATCGCTGATCTCGCCGGCGTGACCTGGATCAACATCGGCGTCTGCCTGCTCTTCATGCTCGGCGCGACGTGGGTGTCGTACCGCGACATGCAGACCACGCAGAAGCTGCAGTACTGGCTGGTCGGATTCCAGATCCTCGTGCTCGTGTTCTTCGCGGTCGCCGCGATCGTGCAGGCCGTGGGCGGCAATGGCTTCGACTACCAGCCGTTCGACCTCAACTGGTTCAACCCGTTCGCGATCTCGTCGTTCAGCGCCGTCGCCGCGGGTCTGTCGCTGTCGATCTTCATCTTCTGGGGCTGGGACGTCACCCTCACCATGAACGAGGAGACGAAGGACCCGGAGAAGACCCCGGGTCGCGCGGCGACCGTCACGGTGCTCACGATCGTCTCGCTGTACCTGCTCCTCGCCGTCGCGATGATCATGTTCGCGGGCGTCGGCACCGGAGAGCTCGGCCTCGGCAACGGCGACATCCAGGAGAACGTGTTCTTCCACCTCTCCGGACCGATCCTCGGTCCGCTCGCGTTCCTCGTCTCCCTCGCGGTGCTCACGAGCTCGGCGTCGTCGCTGCAGTCGACGTTCGTCGGTCCGGCCCGTACCCTGCTCGCGATGGGCCACTACGGTGCGCTCCCGAAGTCGTTCGCGAAGGTGAGCCCGCGGTTCTTCACCCCGGGCTACGCTACGATCGTGTCGGCCATCGTGGCCTCCGCGTTCTACGCCGTGATGCGCGTGGTCAGCGAGGACACGCTGTGGGACACGATCCTCACGCTCGGCATGATGATCTGCTTCTACTACGGGATCACCGCGTTCGCCTGCGTCTGGTACTTCCGCAAGCAGTGGTTCGACTCGGCGCGGAACGTCTTCTTCACCTTCCTGTTCCCGCTGGTGGGCGGCATCATCCTGGCGATCCTGTTCTTCACCACGCTGATCGACTCCATGGACCCTGCTTACGGCTCCGGGTCGGAGATCGGCGGCATCGGGATCGTCTTCATCCTCGGCATCCTCATCATCGTCGTCGGCATCGCCGTGATGATCTGGAACGCCATCCGCCGCCCCGCCTTCTTCCGCGGTGAGACGCTGGGTATGGACGCTCCGCCCAGCCGCCGCCGTCGTCCCACGTCCGTCTGA
- a CDS encoding universal stress protein codes for MTGSVVVGYTATDAGADAAALGARLARSIGATLHLVIVLPTEGTRSAAVPPERAYEDVIRKQARSWLQDAVVRLPQELVRSGHVRFSESFAEGLIAAGEEFDASVIVIGTAGGGLFGRHRLGSVASELLHSSPIPVALAPSGLAQQDDHVLPRVTVAVGTRPGAEGVLDQAVALAGAAEVSLRLVSLVPFDVPPGLDTGAIRLAGSEHAHKVLAVAAERLPDGLGAVVEEAPGETVEDAVAGLSWLPGEVVLVGSSRLAQPRRLFLGSTAAKMLHELPVPMIVVPRTRDEAGDR; via the coding sequence ATGACCGGCTCGGTCGTCGTCGGCTACACGGCGACGGATGCGGGGGCCGACGCGGCGGCGCTGGGCGCGCGACTGGCGCGCAGCATCGGGGCGACCCTGCACCTCGTGATCGTGCTGCCGACCGAGGGCACCCGGAGCGCCGCCGTACCGCCGGAGCGCGCCTACGAGGACGTCATCCGGAAGCAGGCCCGGAGCTGGCTGCAGGACGCGGTCGTGCGCCTGCCGCAGGAGCTCGTGCGCAGCGGCCACGTGCGCTTTTCGGAGTCGTTCGCCGAGGGCCTCATCGCCGCCGGTGAGGAGTTCGACGCCAGCGTCATCGTGATCGGCACGGCCGGCGGGGGCCTCTTCGGTCGGCACCGCCTGGGCAGCGTGGCATCGGAGCTGCTGCACTCCTCGCCGATCCCGGTGGCTCTCGCGCCGTCCGGTCTCGCGCAGCAGGACGACCACGTGCTCCCGCGCGTCACCGTCGCCGTCGGCACCCGTCCCGGCGCGGAGGGCGTGCTCGACCAGGCCGTGGCCCTCGCCGGCGCCGCCGAGGTGAGCCTGCGCCTGGTGTCCCTCGTGCCGTTCGACGTGCCGCCGGGGCTCGACACGGGCGCCATCCGCCTCGCCGGCAGCGAGCACGCGCACAAGGTGCTGGCCGTGGCCGCCGAGCGGCTGCCGGACGGTCTCGGTGCCGTCGTCGAGGAGGCCCCCGGCGAGACGGTGGAGGACGCCGTCGCCGGGCTCTCCTGGCTCCCCGGTGAGGTCGTGCTCGTCGGCTCCAGCCGGCTGGCGCAGCCGCGCCGACTCTTCCTGGGCTCCACGGCGGCGAAGATGCTGCACGAGCTGCCCGTCCCCATGATCGTCGTCCCGCGTACCCGCGATGAAGCAGGAGACCGCTGA
- a CDS encoding NAD-dependent succinate-semialdehyde dehydrogenase: MTDYAVVNPATGETLASYDTFTDAQIEEAVAAADEAHREWSRSTTVADRAALLRRAAELHRERREELADIFVREMGKPREAALGEVDFAADIAEYYADQAEDIMADQPIKILGEGSAIIRRSSLGPLVGIMPWNFPAYQIVRFAAPNLIVGNTILLKPAPQCPESSSAIEAIYHDAGFPKGAYQNVLATNDQIAAMIADWRVQGVSLTGSERAGAAVAEVAGRNLKKVALELGGSDPFIVLSTDDLDATVQAGVDARLDNNGQACNGAKRFIIVDELYDAFVEKFTAAMAAVEATDPTLDDTVLGPVSSEAAAENLQKQIDTAVAQGATLLTGGTRDGAFFAPTVLADVTPEMDVYREELFGPAAVVYRVADEDAAVALANDTTFGLGSYVFTTDEAQAERVADRIEAGMVYVNLVLADSPELPFGGIKRSGTARELGHLAADEFVNKKLIRIG; this comes from the coding sequence ATGACCGACTACGCCGTCGTCAACCCCGCCACCGGCGAGACCCTGGCGTCGTACGACACGTTCACCGACGCCCAGATCGAGGAGGCCGTCGCGGCCGCCGACGAGGCGCACCGCGAGTGGTCACGCTCCACCACGGTCGCCGACCGTGCCGCGCTGCTGCGTCGCGCGGCCGAGCTCCACCGGGAGCGCCGCGAGGAGCTGGCCGACATCTTCGTGCGCGAGATGGGCAAGCCGCGGGAGGCCGCACTCGGCGAGGTCGACTTCGCCGCCGACATCGCGGAGTACTACGCGGACCAGGCCGAGGACATCATGGCCGACCAGCCCATCAAGATCCTCGGGGAGGGTTCGGCGATCATCCGCCGCTCCTCGCTGGGACCGCTCGTGGGCATCATGCCGTGGAACTTCCCGGCGTACCAGATCGTGCGCTTCGCCGCGCCGAACCTGATCGTCGGCAACACGATCCTCCTCAAGCCCGCGCCGCAGTGCCCGGAGTCGTCGAGCGCGATCGAGGCGATCTACCACGACGCGGGCTTCCCGAAGGGCGCGTACCAGAACGTGCTCGCCACGAACGACCAGATCGCGGCGATGATCGCGGACTGGCGGGTGCAGGGCGTGTCGCTGACCGGCTCCGAGCGCGCCGGCGCCGCGGTCGCCGAGGTCGCCGGGCGCAACCTCAAGAAGGTCGCGCTGGAGCTCGGCGGGTCCGACCCGTTCATCGTGCTCTCCACCGACGACCTCGACGCCACCGTGCAGGCGGGTGTGGATGCGCGCCTCGACAACAACGGCCAGGCCTGCAACGGCGCCAAGCGCTTCATCATCGTCGACGAGCTCTACGACGCGTTCGTGGAGAAGTTCACTGCGGCGATGGCGGCCGTCGAGGCGACCGATCCCACGCTGGACGACACGGTCCTCGGTCCGGTCTCGTCGGAGGCGGCGGCGGAGAACCTGCAGAAGCAGATCGACACCGCCGTGGCCCAGGGCGCGACCCTCCTCACGGGCGGCACGCGCGACGGGGCGTTCTTCGCACCGACCGTGCTCGCCGACGTGACCCCGGAGATGGACGTCTACCGCGAGGAGCTGTTCGGCCCCGCAGCCGTCGTGTACCGCGTCGCGGACGAGGACGCGGCGGTCGCGCTGGCCAACGACACCACGTTCGGTCTCGGCTCCTACGTCTTCACGACGGACGAGGCGCAGGCGGAGCGGGTGGCCGACCGGATCGAGGCGGGCATGGTCTACGTGAACCTCGTGCTCGCCGACAGCCCCGAGCTCCCGTTCGGCGGCATCAAGCGCAGCGGCACGGCCCGCGAGCTCGGCCACCTGGCCGCCGACGAGTTCGTCAACAAGAAGCTGATCCGCATCGGCTGA
- a CDS encoding NAD-dependent succinate-semialdehyde dehydrogenase, whose product MSTQNEQALLDSIPTGLFIGGEWIEGETGATFDVKDPSTNQVIRTIADATPADGIRALDAAVAAQDEWAATAPRVRGEILRRAFDLVQERKEDLALLMTLEMGKPLAEARGEVAYGGEFLRWFSEEAVRISGRYGLNPEGTGHMIVSQRPVGPSFFVTPWNFPFAMATRKIAPALAAGCTVVIKPPALTPLTTIFFTTLLEEAGLPKGVVNVVQTSKSSALSAPIIADPRLRKLSFTGSTEVGRKLIAQAAEGVLRVSMELGGNAPFVVFDDADLDKAVDGALAAKFRNIGQACTAANRFIVHKDVAGEFAKRVTERVNGMKIGRGTEEGVAIGPLIDEDAVAKAGELVDDAVERGATLLAGGKALEGTGTFYEPTVLTDVVPGSAILREEIFGPVLAIATFETEDEAVRLANDTEYGLVSYVFTENLQRGQRMIDALETGMMGLNVGVVSNAAAPFGGVKQSGVGREGGFEGIHEYLSTKYTLIPVS is encoded by the coding sequence ATGAGCACTCAGAACGAGCAGGCGCTGCTCGACAGCATCCCCACCGGCCTCTTCATCGGCGGGGAGTGGATCGAGGGGGAGACCGGCGCGACCTTCGACGTCAAGGACCCCTCGACCAACCAGGTGATCCGCACGATCGCCGACGCCACCCCCGCGGACGGCATCCGGGCGCTCGACGCGGCCGTCGCCGCGCAGGACGAGTGGGCCGCGACGGCGCCGCGCGTGCGCGGCGAGATCCTGCGCCGGGCGTTCGACCTCGTGCAGGAGCGCAAGGAGGACCTCGCGCTGCTGATGACGCTCGAGATGGGCAAGCCCCTCGCCGAGGCCCGCGGCGAGGTCGCGTACGGCGGCGAGTTCCTCCGCTGGTTCAGCGAGGAGGCCGTGCGCATCAGCGGCCGCTACGGCCTCAACCCCGAGGGCACCGGTCACATGATCGTGTCGCAGCGCCCGGTCGGCCCGTCGTTCTTCGTGACGCCGTGGAACTTCCCGTTCGCGATGGCCACGCGCAAGATCGCGCCGGCCCTCGCCGCCGGCTGCACCGTCGTGATCAAGCCCCCGGCACTCACGCCGCTCACGACCATCTTCTTCACGACACTGCTCGAGGAGGCCGGTCTGCCGAAGGGCGTCGTCAACGTCGTGCAGACCTCGAAGTCGAGCGCCCTGTCCGCGCCGATCATCGCCGACCCGCGCCTGCGCAAGCTGTCCTTCACCGGGTCGACCGAGGTCGGCCGCAAGCTCATCGCGCAGGCGGCGGAGGGCGTGCTGCGGGTCTCGATGGAGCTCGGCGGCAACGCGCCGTTCGTCGTGTTCGACGACGCGGACCTCGACAAGGCCGTGGACGGCGCACTCGCCGCGAAGTTCCGCAACATCGGTCAGGCCTGCACGGCGGCGAACCGCTTCATCGTGCACAAGGACGTCGCGGGCGAGTTCGCCAAGCGCGTCACCGAGCGTGTCAACGGCATGAAGATCGGCCGCGGCACGGAGGAGGGCGTGGCGATCGGCCCGCTCATCGACGAGGACGCGGTGGCCAAGGCCGGCGAGCTCGTGGACGACGCCGTCGAGCGCGGCGCGACCCTGCTCGCGGGCGGCAAGGCGCTCGAGGGCACCGGCACGTTCTACGAGCCCACGGTCCTCACCGACGTCGTCCCCGGATCCGCGATCCTCCGCGAGGAGATCTTCGGCCCGGTGCTCGCGATCGCGACCTTCGAGACCGAGGACGAGGCCGTGCGCCTCGCCAACGACACCGAGTACGGCCTGGTCTCCTACGTCTTCACCGAGAACCTGCAGCGCGGTCAGCGGATGATCGACGCGCTGGAGACCGGCATGATGGGTCTGAACGTGGGTGTCGTCTCCAACGCGGCGGCTCCTTTCGGCGGCGTCAAGCAGTCCGGCGTCGGTCGCGAGGGCGGCTTCGAGGGCATCCACGAGTACCTGTCCACCAAGTACACGCTGATCCCGGTCTCCTGA
- a CDS encoding flavin monoamine oxidase family protein encodes MAEITRDVLIVGAGAAGLTAANDLRKAGLSVAVLEARDRVGGRLWTDVIDGAMLEIGGQWVSPDQDALKDTIEELGLETYSRYREGDSVYVGPDGKAHRFTGEMFPVSAETEAVIARITGILDALVAEIDPDRPWEHPNAAEWDSISWDAWLRSQTDDDEAVRNLAFATGSAMLTKPTHAFSLLQSLLMAASAGSYSNLVDADFILDKRVVGGLQQVPLRLAERLGDDVLLNQPVRSLEWSDDGVVATTDDLTVRARYAILAHAPILYNRISFVPPLPRRQHQLHQHLSMGFVIKVHAVYDRPFWREQGLSGTAFSPYELSHEAYDNTNHGDERGTLVGFVSDANADGVFELSAEERKERILESLSHYYGPEAKNPIVYYESDWGSEEWTRGAYAASFDLGGLHRYGADLRTPVGPIHFACSDMAGAGYQHVDGAIRMGHLVAANIVDARRETGAPESIG; translated from the coding sequence ATGGCTGAGATCACCCGCGACGTGCTGATCGTGGGCGCCGGAGCCGCAGGGCTCACGGCGGCCAACGACCTGCGGAAGGCCGGACTGTCGGTCGCCGTGCTGGAGGCCCGCGACCGCGTGGGCGGCCGGCTGTGGACCGACGTGATCGACGGCGCCATGCTGGAGATCGGCGGCCAGTGGGTCTCGCCCGACCAGGACGCCCTCAAGGACACGATCGAGGAGCTGGGGCTCGAGACCTACAGCCGGTACCGCGAGGGTGACAGCGTCTACGTCGGCCCGGACGGGAAGGCCCATCGCTTCACGGGCGAGATGTTCCCGGTGTCGGCGGAGACCGAGGCCGTGATCGCCCGTATCACCGGCATCCTCGACGCCCTCGTCGCCGAGATCGACCCGGACCGCCCGTGGGAGCACCCGAACGCGGCCGAGTGGGACTCCATCTCCTGGGACGCCTGGCTGCGCTCGCAGACCGACGACGACGAGGCGGTGCGCAACCTCGCCTTCGCGACCGGCTCGGCGATGCTGACCAAGCCGACCCACGCCTTCTCGCTGCTGCAGTCGCTGCTCATGGCCGCCTCGGCCGGCTCCTACTCGAACCTCGTCGACGCCGACTTCATCCTCGACAAGCGCGTCGTCGGCGGTCTGCAGCAGGTGCCGCTGCGCCTCGCCGAGCGCCTGGGCGACGACGTGCTGCTGAACCAGCCCGTCCGCAGCCTGGAGTGGTCGGATGACGGGGTCGTGGCGACCACCGACGACCTCACGGTCCGGGCGCGGTACGCGATCCTCGCGCACGCCCCCATCCTCTACAACCGCATCTCCTTCGTCCCGCCGCTGCCGCGTCGCCAGCACCAGCTGCACCAGCACCTGTCGATGGGCTTCGTCATCAAGGTGCACGCGGTCTACGACCGCCCGTTCTGGCGCGAGCAGGGCCTGAGCGGTACGGCGTTCAGCCCGTACGAGCTCTCGCACGAGGCGTACGACAACACCAACCACGGCGACGAGCGCGGCACCCTGGTCGGCTTCGTGTCCGACGCGAACGCCGACGGCGTGTTCGAGCTGTCGGCCGAGGAGCGCAAGGAGCGCATCCTCGAGTCGCTCTCGCACTACTACGGTCCCGAGGCCAAGAACCCCATCGTCTACTACGAGAGCGACTGGGGCAGCGAGGAGTGGACCCGCGGCGCGTACGCCGCGAGCTTCGACCTCGGCGGACTGCACCGCTACGGCGCCGACCTGCGCACGCCGGTCGGACCGATCCACTTCGCCTGCAGCGACATGGCCGGAGCGGGGTACCAGCACGTCGACGGGGCGATCCGCATGGGCCACCTCGTCGCGGCGAACATCGTCGACGCCCGTCGCGAGACCGGCGCTCCCGAGAGCATCGGCTGA
- a CDS encoding pyridoxamine 5'-phosphate oxidase family protein, producing MSAHTDPVQSLTAEQSWEHLRSQELGRLVTRVGETIDIFPVNYAVDGEGLLFRTAPGSKLFELTVNADVLFEVDDHTDTAAWSVIVRGRAEALETDADIERAEAAGLRPWIPTDKRVYVRIAPASVSGRAFQRDPEPDRDGPQEY from the coding sequence ATGAGCGCGCACACGGATCCGGTCCAGTCCCTCACCGCGGAGCAGAGCTGGGAGCACCTGCGCAGCCAGGAGCTCGGGCGGCTCGTCACCAGGGTCGGCGAGACCATCGACATCTTCCCCGTGAACTACGCCGTCGACGGCGAAGGACTCCTGTTCCGCACGGCCCCCGGGAGCAAGCTGTTCGAGCTGACGGTCAACGCCGACGTGCTCTTCGAGGTCGACGACCACACCGACACTGCGGCGTGGAGCGTCATCGTGCGCGGGCGTGCCGAGGCACTGGAGACCGACGCCGACATCGAGCGGGCGGAGGCGGCGGGTCTGCGCCCGTGGATCCCGACCGACAAGCGGGTGTACGTGCGCATCGCCCCGGCATCGGTGTCCGGCCGCGCGTTCCAGCGCGATCCCGAGCCCGACCGGGACGGTCCGCAGGAGTACTGA